From a single Pseudalkalibacillus hwajinpoensis genomic region:
- the moaC gene encoding cyclic pyranopterin monophosphate synthase MoaC — MSSFTHFNEEGRAKMVDISDKTPTVRTATARTSVQVSEEIYSGIQAGNMKKGDVLQVAQIAGIMAAKKTSDLIPMCHPIALSGVDLHFDWLESSPYELIIEAQVKTSGSTGVEMEALTAASAAALTVYDMCKAVDKGMVIGQTYLLTKTGGKSGDYTREE, encoded by the coding sequence ATGAGTTCATTTACTCACTTTAATGAAGAAGGCCGTGCAAAAATGGTCGATATTTCTGATAAGACTCCTACTGTTCGAACGGCAACGGCGCGTACGAGCGTACAGGTGAGTGAAGAAATTTATTCCGGTATTCAAGCAGGTAACATGAAAAAAGGTGACGTTCTACAGGTCGCCCAAATTGCCGGAATTATGGCAGCAAAAAAAACATCTGATCTTATCCCTATGTGTCACCCGATAGCACTTTCTGGCGTGGACCTACATTTTGACTGGCTGGAGTCTTCACCTTATGAATTGATTATAGAAGCACAAGTGAAGACGAGCGGGAGCACAGGCGTTGAAATGGAAGCGCTGACGGCAGCTTCAGCGGCCGCATTAACCGTATACGATATGTGCAAGGCAGTTGATAAAGGGATGGTTATCGGGCAAACTTATCTCCTTACGAAAACAGGAGGAAAAAGCGGGGATTATACGCGCGAAGAGTAA